From one Trifolium pratense cultivar HEN17-A07 linkage group LG1, ARS_RC_1.1, whole genome shotgun sequence genomic stretch:
- the LOC123903298 gene encoding NDR1/HIN1-like protein 1: MSVKECDHHKGRKRIIFRKIFWGIIVFLFIILLTILLIWAILRPTKPTFVLLDITVAAFNATQPNFLTSNFQVTLSSRNPNDHIGVYYDRLDTYITYRSQQITYRTAIPPSYQGHKEIDVWSPFVYGTDVPVAPFNFVSLSQDQSNGNFFVNVKIDGRVRWKVGAFISGRYHLHARCPAYISIGNNGNGVNMGENAVKYQLDQRCSVSV, translated from the coding sequence ATGTCGGTAAAAGAGTGTGACCATCacaaaggaagaaaaagaataatCTTCCGAAAAATATTTTGGGGAATCATAGTATTCCTCTTCATAATTCTTCTAACAATTCTCCTCATATGGGCAATCCTAAGACCAACAAAACCAACCTTTGTCCTCTTAGACATAACCGTAGCGGCTTTCAACGCCACGCAACCAAATTTTTTAACATCCAACTTCCAGGTAACCCTATCATCCAGAAACCCGAACGACCACATCGGAGTCTACTACGATCGTCTGGATACTTACATCACTTACCGGAGCCAACAAATTACTTACCGGACAGCTATCCCGCCTTCTTACCAAGGACACAAGGAAATCGACGTTTGGTCGCCGTTTGTTTATGGTACTGATGTTCCGGTTGCTCCTTTCAACTTTGTGAGCCTTTCACAAGATCAATCTAAcggtaatttttttgttaacgTTAAAATTGACGGTAGAGTTCGTTGGAAGGTTGGTGCGTTTATTTCGGGTCGTTATCATTTACATGCTCGTTGTCCTGCTTATATCTCAATTGGTAATAATGGTAACGGTGTTAATATGGGAGAAAACGCCGTTAAGTATCAGTTGGATCAACGTTGTTCTGTTAGCGTTTGA